Proteins co-encoded in one Flavobacterium fluviale genomic window:
- a CDS encoding PIG-L family deacetylase: protein MRKIQIQVFLLFFIGFQTSFAQQPQKPNSVEIYNQIKKLNFLGSVLYVAAHPDDENTRMISYLANDMNARTGYLSLTRGDGGQNLIGPQLRELLGVIRTQELIEARKIDGGEQFFSRANDFGFSKNPDETLDIWDKNKVLADVVWTIRKFQPDIIINRFDHRSPGTTHGHHTSSAMLSAESFKLTNDPKVYPEQMQYVKPWQVKRQFFNPSWWFYGSQEKFDAANKSKFTKLETGVYYTGIGKSNQEIAALSRSRHQSQGFGSTGVRGEETEYLELINGENPKDRDNLFDGIDTTWNRVKNGKPIGDLITSIISKYDFSNPSASIPDLVKAYSMIEALEDTHWKTIKSAAVKNIIASCSGLYLEAVSNEQEATPGSTIRLSLEAINRCSVDMQLASVTTLPDNKTTVQNSILKNNNDQRINLQLQLPKAIEYTQPYWLKEKATVGMYTVSNQENIGIPDIIRNVKVVFNVKINGVEIPFERTVVYKYNDGVKGEMYNFLDIVPDVTTSVLEKVLIFRDTKSKMIPVKVRSGKDDVKGNLQLELPKSWNVSPKEIPFVLDKKGTEQIFYFEVTPPVNPEEVIVKSIAVVDNRRFDKDQTIIDFSHITKQMVLKPAESKCIRIDLKTSGDAIAYIMGAGDEVPESLTQMGYKVSILKPEEITPEKLDSFSTVITGIRAYNTVSALANKQNILFNFVKSGKNMIVQYNTNGKLVTDKISPYPLKLSNDRVTEENAKITFLAPNHPVLNTPNKISSKDFEGWTQEQGLYYPNEYDEAFTPIISSHDKGESAKNGALLVAPYGKGYYIYTGLSFFRELPEGVSGAYRLLSNIISLKQPIEAPKQDIKQ from the coding sequence ATGCGAAAAATACAGATTCAAGTCTTTCTTCTATTTTTTATAGGTTTTCAAACTTCATTTGCACAACAGCCTCAAAAACCAAATTCGGTTGAAATTTACAATCAAATTAAAAAATTAAACTTTTTAGGTTCTGTTTTATATGTTGCTGCACATCCTGATGACGAAAATACCCGAATGATTTCGTATTTAGCGAATGATATGAATGCCAGAACTGGTTATTTGTCTTTAACCCGCGGTGATGGAGGACAAAACTTAATTGGACCACAATTACGTGAATTATTAGGTGTTATAAGAACCCAAGAATTAATTGAAGCCAGAAAAATAGATGGCGGAGAACAGTTTTTTTCCCGTGCAAATGACTTTGGATTTTCTAAAAATCCAGACGAAACTTTGGATATCTGGGATAAAAACAAAGTACTCGCCGATGTAGTTTGGACAATCAGAAAATTTCAGCCGGATATTATTATCAATAGATTCGATCATCGCTCACCTGGTACGACGCACGGGCATCATACATCTTCAGCAATGTTGAGCGCTGAAAGTTTTAAATTAACGAATGATCCAAAAGTATATCCAGAACAAATGCAATATGTAAAACCTTGGCAGGTTAAAAGACAATTTTTTAATCCGTCCTGGTGGTTTTACGGAAGTCAGGAAAAATTTGACGCCGCTAATAAGTCTAAATTTACCAAATTAGAAACTGGGGTTTATTACACTGGTATTGGAAAATCAAATCAAGAAATTGCAGCTTTAAGCAGAAGCCGCCACCAATCTCAAGGTTTTGGAAGCACAGGAGTTCGTGGTGAAGAAACTGAATATTTGGAACTTATTAATGGTGAAAATCCAAAAGACAGAGATAATTTGTTTGATGGAATTGATACAACTTGGAACCGAGTTAAAAACGGAAAACCAATTGGTGATTTAATTACTTCAATTATTTCGAAATATGATTTTAGTAATCCATCTGCAAGTATACCAGATTTAGTAAAAGCCTATTCTATGATAGAGGCTCTGGAAGATACACATTGGAAAACTATTAAATCTGCTGCTGTAAAAAATATCATTGCATCTTGTTCAGGTTTATATCTTGAAGCGGTTTCAAATGAGCAGGAAGCAACTCCAGGAAGCACAATTAGATTGAGTCTTGAAGCTATTAACAGATGTAGTGTTGATATGCAATTGGCAAGCGTAACAACATTGCCAGACAATAAAACTACAGTTCAAAACAGTATTTTAAAAAACAATAACGATCAGAGAATCAATCTTCAATTACAACTTCCAAAGGCTATTGAATATACACAGCCTTATTGGCTAAAAGAAAAAGCAACAGTTGGAATGTACACAGTTTCTAATCAAGAAAATATTGGAATTCCGGATATTATCAGAAATGTAAAGGTTGTTTTTAATGTAAAAATAAACGGCGTAGAAATTCCGTTTGAACGAACTGTTGTTTACAAATATAATGATGGTGTAAAAGGAGAAATGTATAACTTCCTTGATATAGTGCCAGACGTTACGACATCAGTTTTAGAAAAAGTTTTGATTTTTAGAGACACTAAAAGCAAAATGATTCCTGTAAAAGTGCGTTCAGGAAAAGACGATGTAAAAGGAAATTTACAATTAGAATTGCCAAAAAGCTGGAATGTTTCTCCAAAAGAAATTCCATTTGTACTAGATAAAAAAGGAACGGAACAAATATTTTATTTTGAAGTAACTCCTCCCGTTAATCCAGAAGAAGTTATAGTAAAAAGTATTGCAGTTGTAGACAATAGGCGCTTTGACAAAGATCAAACGATTATAGATTTCAGCCATATTACGAAACAAATGGTTTTAAAGCCAGCCGAATCAAAATGCATTCGAATCGATTTAAAAACTTCTGGAGATGCAATTGCTTACATTATGGGGGCAGGCGACGAAGTTCCAGAAAGTTTAACTCAAATGGGATATAAAGTTTCGATCTTAAAACCAGAAGAAATTACACCAGAAAAGTTAGATTCATTTAGCACCGTTATTACAGGAATTCGCGCTTATAATACAGTAAGTGCATTGGCTAACAAACAAAATATCCTTTTTAATTTTGTAAAAAGCGGTAAAAACATGATTGTTCAATATAATACTAATGGAAAATTAGTAACCGATAAAATCTCTCCTTATCCGTTAAAATTATCAAATGACCGCGTGACTGAAGAAAATGCAAAAATTACTTTTCTTGCACCGAATCATCCTGTTTTAAATACGCCAAATAAAATATCATCAAAAGATTTTGAAGGCTGGACACAAGAGCAGGGTTTATATTATCCAAATGAATATGATGAAGCCTTCACTCCTATTATTTCCTCGCATGACAAAGGCGAATCTGCTAAAAATGGTGCCTTATTAGTCGCTCCCTACGGAAAAGGATATTATATTTACACTGGTTTGAGTTTCTTTAGGGAATTACCAGAAGGTGTTTCTGGAGCTTATCGTTTATTATCGAATATTATTTCTCTAAAACAGCCAATTGAAGCTCCTAAACAAGACATAAAACAATAA
- a CDS encoding TatD family hydrolase: MEYFNCHTHQFTNQSNVLELVNQYPKEFDASIAFYSIGIHPWYIEENRIDFDLTIIEEKLQTENCLAVGECGLDKKIDIPLDLQISVFEKQLKLAEKFRKPVVIHCVAAFQEVVEIKKRLKITVPMIIHGFSKNKQVADQLIAAGFYLSFGKYLLKNPDLKTVFQNVPNERFFLETDTMEESIQMVYELASEYKSLNLKELQSIISSNYKSVFG; the protein is encoded by the coding sequence ATGGAATATTTTAATTGTCATACCCATCAATTTACCAATCAATCCAATGTTTTAGAATTGGTTAATCAATATCCGAAAGAGTTTGATGCTTCAATTGCATTTTATTCTATCGGAATTCATCCTTGGTATATTGAAGAAAATCGTATAGATTTTGATTTGACAATTATAGAAGAAAAATTGCAAACTGAAAATTGTCTGGCAGTAGGAGAGTGCGGCTTAGATAAGAAGATTGATATTCCGCTCGATTTACAAATTTCAGTTTTTGAAAAACAATTAAAATTAGCAGAAAAATTCAGAAAACCAGTTGTAATACATTGCGTCGCAGCTTTTCAGGAAGTAGTTGAAATTAAGAAAAGGTTGAAAATCACGGTTCCAATGATTATTCACGGATTTTCGAAAAATAAACAGGTTGCTGACCAATTGATTGCTGCAGGATTTTATCTTTCTTTTGGAAAATATTTATTGAAAAATCCAGATTTAAAAACTGTTTTTCAAAATGTTCCAAATGAGCGTTTCTTTTTAGAAACAGATACAATGGAAGAATCGATTCAAATGGTTTATGAATTGGCTTCTGAGTATAAAAGTTTAAATTTAAAAGAATTACAAAGTATTATTTCAAGTAATTATAAAAGTGTTTTTGGATAG
- a CDS encoding sodium:solute symporter, protein MQLFDWIVLIVTLLFIVGYGSWKTKGSKNVEDFILGNNETPWYTVGLSVMATQASAITFLSTPGQAYHDGMGFVQFYFGLPIAMIVICLTFIPLYHKSKVYTAYEFLERRFDVKTRSLAAILFLVQRGLGTGLTIYAPAIILSALLGWNLTVMNIIIGVLVIIYTFSGGTKAVNVTQKQQMFVIMSGMFITFFLILHYLPNDMTFTSALHIAGANDKMNIVDFSFNPEEKYTFWSGITGGFFLALAYFGTDQSQVGRYLSGKSVRESQMGLIMNGLLKVPMQFFILLTGVMVFVFFQFNPVPLNFNPNNKIAIEKSAFKGEYQALEKKLEKLSEDKKVINLLYIDQLNQDYDNPILRKELVALSNKEKDLRDKAKEIISRADSNSETNDKDYVFFHFILHYLPKGLIGLLLAVILSAAMSSTASGLTALASTTAIDIYKRNVSEKSEKHYLNATKFFTLFWGVVAILFACVGTLFENLIQLVNIIGSIFYGTVLGIFLVGFYLRKVQAKPMFISAIISQLTIFVIYYFMIYSQEKLGYLWLNFIGAILTIVLALLLQFLFFKGKIDSEILES, encoded by the coding sequence ATGCAGCTATTTGACTGGATCGTACTTATTGTAACCTTATTATTTATTGTTGGATATGGTTCGTGGAAAACCAAAGGCAGTAAAAATGTCGAGGATTTCATTTTAGGAAATAACGAAACACCTTGGTATACTGTCGGACTTTCTGTTATGGCAACACAGGCAAGTGCCATTACGTTTTTATCTACTCCGGGACAAGCGTATCACGACGGAATGGGTTTTGTGCAGTTTTATTTTGGTCTGCCAATTGCTATGATTGTCATTTGTTTGACTTTTATTCCCCTTTATCATAAAAGCAAAGTTTACACTGCTTACGAATTTTTAGAAAGAAGATTTGATGTAAAAACCCGTTCACTTGCTGCTATATTATTTTTAGTTCAAAGAGGTCTAGGAACTGGTTTAACAATATACGCACCCGCAATTATTTTATCAGCACTTTTAGGATGGAACTTAACCGTAATGAACATCATTATTGGAGTTCTAGTAATAATATATACATTTTCGGGTGGTACAAAAGCGGTAAACGTTACGCAAAAACAACAGATGTTTGTAATCATGTCTGGAATGTTTATTACATTTTTCTTGATTCTGCATTATCTTCCAAACGATATGACTTTTACCAGCGCGCTTCACATTGCGGGCGCAAATGATAAAATGAATATTGTTGATTTTTCTTTTAATCCAGAAGAAAAATATACTTTTTGGAGCGGTATTACCGGCGGTTTCTTTTTAGCACTCGCCTATTTTGGTACAGATCAATCTCAGGTTGGACGTTATTTATCGGGAAAATCAGTTCGTGAAAGTCAGATGGGATTAATTATGAACGGACTTTTAAAAGTTCCTATGCAGTTTTTTATTCTTTTAACTGGAGTAATGGTTTTTGTGTTTTTTCAGTTCAATCCAGTGCCATTAAACTTTAATCCAAATAACAAAATTGCTATCGAAAAGTCGGCATTTAAAGGAGAATATCAGGCTTTAGAAAAAAAACTAGAAAAACTTTCTGAAGATAAAAAGGTAATCAACTTATTGTATATCGATCAGTTAAACCAAGATTATGACAATCCGATCTTGCGCAAAGAATTAGTCGCTTTATCTAATAAAGAAAAAGATCTTCGCGATAAAGCAAAAGAAATTATTTCGAGAGCCGACAGCAATTCTGAAACCAACGATAAGGATTATGTGTTCTTTCACTTCATCCTGCATTATTTACCAAAAGGACTTATCGGATTGTTATTGGCCGTTATTCTTTCGGCAGCAATGTCGTCTACGGCTTCTGGACTAACAGCATTGGCCTCTACAACAGCAATTGATATCTATAAGCGAAACGTCAGTGAGAAATCGGAAAAACATTATCTGAATGCTACAAAGTTTTTTACACTTTTCTGGGGAGTTGTTGCCATACTTTTCGCCTGTGTTGGAACTTTGTTTGAAAATTTAATTCAGCTCGTAAATATTATCGGATCCATTTTTTACGGAACGGTTTTAGGTATATTCTTAGTCGGTTTCTATTTACGAAAAGTTCAAGCAAAACCAATGTTTATCAGTGCGATTATCAGCCAGCTTACGATTTTTGTAATTTATTATTTTATGATTTACAGTCAGGAAAAACTAGGTTATTTATGGCTTAACTTTATAGGAGCAATTTTGACAATTGTATTAGCATTATTATTGCAGTTTTTGTTTTTTAAAGGGAAAATAGATTCAGAAATATTAGAAAGTTAA
- a CDS encoding LVIVD repeat-containing protein, which yields MKKNVYLLSFLAISLFIACDNNDDNKNDNQSLNNITINSDQNSLSQRLDYTNSGVISVENSSVTGKSAESTITTFPLVQIAEVKPPVDANGRTLQASHVSVNGNYAYVSYITRGDVYSGAIDVIDVSDPYKPKLVTSALIPNTDITSITYANGNLIIGAAKDIDKDPLLANNPAVVFNMPLSSGLLTDKVTTNYLESRVTTDVAANSSNYFAVTGDNGSLFKMSTSTKAITGKAAMADLRSIALTSDKVVTLSGSKGVNIYNQSTLALQKSFTTSTDISGAKRTMDIDGTKLLVSEGPNGLGVYDINSGSKLQTIGITAVGEDNVTNAVSVNDGYAFLANGALGLNVYQSGTQLSLLGSVGIAGSSNYVKSSGNYIYVASGTGGLKIIKMEKPNTTFASCLSYGLYNQGRDLILNSNEIKSYQGATAINSAIVNSGAVLTHCGAISVLSNLTLNSNGTFNMRGSLSQGKFLQSTELIINNNALLQIEGSVVIWGDLRLNSGAKINFIGNDSSITIYGKVTKGSNVTITGTYKDTENKLK from the coding sequence ATGAAAAAGAATGTTTATTTGCTTTCATTTTTAGCAATATCTCTATTTATTGCTTGTGACAATAATGATGATAACAAAAACGACAACCAATCGTTGAATAACATTACTATTAATTCGGATCAAAACTCTTTAAGTCAAAGACTTGATTACACCAATTCTGGAGTTATTTCAGTTGAGAATAGTTCGGTAACAGGGAAATCTGCAGAAAGCACTATTACAACTTTTCCTTTAGTTCAAATTGCTGAAGTAAAACCACCAGTAGATGCCAACGGAAGAACTCTTCAAGCAAGTCACGTGAGTGTGAACGGAAATTATGCTTATGTTTCTTATATCACAAGAGGAGATGTGTATTCTGGAGCAATTGATGTGATTGATGTTTCTGACCCTTATAAACCAAAATTGGTAACTTCTGCTTTAATTCCAAATACAGACATTACTTCTATTACTTATGCTAACGGAAACTTGATTATTGGAGCAGCAAAAGATATCGATAAAGATCCTTTACTTGCTAATAATCCTGCGGTAGTTTTTAATATGCCTTTAAGTTCAGGGCTTCTTACTGATAAAGTGACGACTAATTATTTAGAAAGCAGAGTTACAACAGACGTAGCGGCTAATTCTTCTAATTATTTTGCTGTAACTGGTGATAACGGAAGCTTGTTTAAAATGAGCACATCTACAAAAGCAATTACTGGAAAAGCTGCTATGGCAGATTTACGTTCTATTGCTTTAACTTCTGATAAAGTTGTGACTTTGAGCGGCAGCAAAGGTGTAAACATTTACAACCAGTCTACTCTAGCATTACAAAAATCTTTTACAACATCTACAGATATAAGCGGTGCTAAAAGAACAATGGATATCGACGGAACAAAACTTTTGGTTTCTGAAGGTCCAAATGGTCTTGGAGTATATGACATCAACAGCGGTTCTAAATTACAAACTATTGGAATCACTGCAGTTGGTGAAGATAATGTTACCAACGCTGTTTCTGTAAACGACGGCTATGCATTTCTTGCAAATGGCGCTTTAGGACTTAATGTTTATCAATCTGGAACTCAATTAAGTTTATTAGGTTCTGTAGGAATTGCAGGTTCTTCGAACTACGTAAAATCAAGCGGAAACTATATTTATGTTGCCAGCGGAACAGGAGGTTTGAAAATCATTAAAATGGAAAAACCAAATACAACATTTGCAAGTTGTTTATCTTATGGTTTATACAATCAAGGAAGAGATTTAATTTTAAATTCAAATGAAATTAAATCATACCAAGGAGCAACAGCAATTAATTCGGCAATTGTAAATTCTGGTGCTGTACTAACACATTGCGGTGCAATATCTGTTTTAAGTAACTTAACGTTAAATAGCAACGGTACTTTTAATATGAGAGGAAGTTTATCTCAAGGTAAATTTTTACAGTCAACAGAACTTATTATAAATAATAATGCTTTATTACAAATTGAAGGTTCGGTTGTGATCTGGGGAGATTTAAGATTAAACAGCGGTGCTAAAATTAATTTCATCGGAAACGATTCTTCTATTACAATCTACGGAAAAGTTACAAAAGGAAGTAATGTTACCATTACAGGAACTTACAAAGACACAGAAAACAAGTTGAAATAA
- a CDS encoding DUF1684 domain-containing protein, protein MKTINVLALLLVFNFGFGQKKFSKSDAEKFQKKINSEYADPKTSPLLPEDLKTFKRLDFFPISETYFVNATLVKAKGGKVFEMKTSGTRTPKYTKYGTLHFKINGKAFQLAVYQSLELIVQEKYKNHLFLPFSDLTSGKQSYIGGRYIDLEIPKGNTIAIDFNQAYNPYCAYNYKYSCPLVPLENDLKIEIKAGVKAFH, encoded by the coding sequence ATGAAAACTATAAACGTCCTAGCTTTATTGTTGGTATTTAATTTTGGCTTTGGTCAAAAAAAGTTTAGTAAAAGTGATGCTGAAAAATTTCAAAAGAAAATTAATTCAGAATATGCTGATCCTAAGACAAGTCCGTTACTGCCAGAAGATTTAAAAACATTTAAAAGATTAGATTTTTTTCCAATTTCTGAAACTTACTTTGTCAATGCGACTTTAGTAAAAGCTAAGGGAGGAAAAGTTTTTGAAATGAAAACCTCTGGAACTCGTACCCCAAAATATACTAAATACGGCACTTTACATTTTAAAATAAATGGCAAAGCCTTTCAGCTTGCTGTTTATCAAAGTTTAGAGCTTATAGTACAGGAAAAATATAAAAACCATCTTTTTTTACCTTTTTCGGATTTAACAAGTGGTAAGCAAAGCTACATTGGCGGTCGTTACATCGATTTAGAAATTCCAAAAGGAAACACAATTGCAATAGATTTTAATCAGGCGTATAATCCGTATTGCGCATATAATTACAAATATTCCTGCCCGCTTGTACCTTTAGAAAATGATTTAAAAATTGAAATTAAAGCTGGTGTGAAAGCCTTTCATTAA
- a CDS encoding tRNA threonylcarbamoyladenosine dehydratase, whose protein sequence is MAEWTERAELLFTKEGLNNLQNSNVLVVGLGGVGSFAAEFLARAGVGNMTIVDGDVVDITNINRQLPALHSTVGQPKIKIVGDRLMDINPELNLTRVQEFLSPERAFEIVSPEFDYVLDCIDSITPKLNLIIAAKRKRVKIISSMGAGGKMLASKVKVTDISKTINCYFSKTIRKRLKEAKINKLKVVFSSEIQDERSLKLTDGKNFKKSFYGTNSYMPGLFGLHAAETVIRHLLKK, encoded by the coding sequence ATGGCAGAGTGGACAGAAAGAGCTGAGCTTTTATTTACAAAAGAAGGATTAAATAATTTACAGAATTCAAATGTATTAGTAGTAGGATTAGGCGGTGTTGGATCCTTTGCAGCTGAGTTTTTAGCAAGAGCGGGCGTAGGAAACATGACTATTGTAGATGGTGATGTTGTGGATATTACAAATATCAATCGTCAGTTACCGGCTTTGCATTCAACAGTTGGGCAGCCAAAGATTAAAATTGTCGGCGATCGATTGATGGATATCAACCCAGAACTAAATTTGACGCGTGTACAGGAATTTCTTTCTCCAGAACGTGCTTTTGAAATTGTTTCTCCAGAATTTGATTATGTTTTGGACTGCATTGACAGTATTACTCCAAAATTAAATTTGATTATTGCTGCTAAAAGAAAAAGAGTAAAAATCATCAGCAGTATGGGTGCTGGCGGTAAAATGCTGGCTTCTAAGGTTAAAGTAACTGATATTTCTAAAACTATAAACTGCTACTTTTCTAAAACAATTCGTAAGCGTTTGAAAGAAGCAAAAATCAATAAATTGAAAGTAGTTTTCTCTTCGGAAATTCAAGACGAAAGAAGCTTAAAATTAACCGACGGAAAAAACTTTAAAAAGTCTTTTTACGGAACAAACAGCTATATGCCAGGGTTATTTGGTTTACATGCTGCTGAGACAGTGATTAGACATTTGCTTAAGAAGTAA
- a CDS encoding MCP four helix bundle domain-containing protein, translating to MKDLKKYSNKTKAAFVLLIVMLIILLGNFNTLRNSKNVNDNINAIYKDRLVVAHYIFQYSKQLHFIKAEAEKLDLSDNTKKNEIIHTLDIVHNIDDLYAKTVLTNKEKQHFDAFLSSCKEINNQVENKNWGKIANSCSEALKTLESLSQIQIEEGKSKLAAANAMYGKNNSLGQLQIALLIILGGITFYLLIKKIKKTIKIPEPPSMN from the coding sequence ATGAAAGACTTAAAAAAATACAGCAATAAAACCAAAGCTGCTTTTGTTCTATTAATAGTGATGCTGATCATTTTATTAGGAAACTTTAATACGCTACGAAATTCTAAAAACGTAAACGATAATATCAATGCGATTTACAAAGACCGACTGGTTGTGGCGCATTATATTTTTCAGTATTCTAAACAGCTTCATTTTATAAAAGCAGAAGCTGAAAAACTAGATCTGAGCGATAATACTAAAAAAAATGAAATCATACATACTTTAGACATCGTACATAACATCGATGATTTGTATGCCAAAACGGTTTTAACCAATAAGGAAAAACAACACTTTGATGCTTTTTTAAGTTCTTGTAAGGAAATTAATAATCAGGTTGAGAATAAAAACTGGGGGAAAATTGCCAATTCTTGTTCCGAAGCATTAAAAACTTTAGAATCTTTATCTCAAATTCAAATTGAAGAAGGAAAATCTAAACTCGCAGCTGCTAATGCGATGTATGGTAAAAATAATAGTTTGGGACAATTACAAATTGCTCTTCTTATCATTTTGGGCGGTATTACTTTTTATCTTCTAATCAAGAAAATAAAGAAAACCATTAAAATTCCAGAACCGCCGAGTATGAATTAA
- a CDS encoding HAD family hydrolase, whose protein sequence is MIKTVIFDMDGVIVDTEPVHRYAYYLQFSELNIEVPEEMYTSFTGFSTRNTFQTLKSYFPSVEQEVEDLIQRKRNIFNDAFDTKEDLYLLDGVEDLIKDLYNNGMQLILASSASKVTIDRVFTRFNLHQYFTHLVSGEDFPQSKPNPAIFIHAASLSIAPKEECIIIEDSTNGVKAAKAAGIFCVGFKSEHSKLQDLKEADLVIDHFNELNSEKISQLKP, encoded by the coding sequence ATGATTAAAACAGTAATTTTTGATATGGATGGCGTAATTGTAGATACAGAGCCAGTTCACCGTTACGCATATTATCTACAATTTTCGGAGTTAAATATCGAAGTGCCTGAGGAGATGTACACATCATTTACAGGATTTTCGACAAGAAATACATTTCAAACTTTAAAAAGTTATTTTCCATCTGTAGAGCAGGAAGTGGAAGATTTGATTCAGAGAAAACGCAATATTTTTAATGATGCTTTTGATACTAAAGAAGATCTTTACCTTTTGGATGGAGTTGAAGATCTAATTAAAGATTTGTACAATAACGGAATGCAATTAATTTTAGCTTCTTCGGCTTCAAAAGTTACTATCGATCGTGTTTTTACGAGATTCAACCTGCATCAGTATTTTACACATCTTGTGAGCGGTGAAGATTTTCCGCAGTCAAAACCGAATCCAGCGATATTTATTCATGCTGCTTCACTTTCGATTGCACCAAAAGAAGAATGTATTATAATTGAAGACAGCACAAACGGCGTAAAAGCTGCTAAAGCGGCTGGAATATTTTGTGTAGGATTCAAAAGCGAGCATTCTAAGCTGCAGGATTTAAAAGAAGCAGATTTGGTCATAGATCATTTTAACGAATTAAATTCTGAAAAAATATCACAGCTAAAACCCTGA
- a CDS encoding DUF2911 domain-containing protein, which produces MKKLLIALALILAPLASEAQVKTPQASPKGYIKQTVGLTDVEVTYSRPGARGRAVFGNLVPFGKLWRTGANENTIINFSDDVIIDGKTLKKGKYAIYTVPRIESWDVIFYLSTDNWGLPESWSEAYVALKTTVKEDALPTPVETFTIGINGLDPNFGYLEMAWENSHVALKFEVPTAKTAIASIEKTLAGPSWNDYYGAAQYLFQSNGNVETARTYVDKALDLSTEKPYYVTRLKSQIQAKQGDKKGAIETAKASLASAEAANNADYVKLNKDSIAEWSR; this is translated from the coding sequence ATGAAAAAACTACTTATTGCATTAGCCCTGATCTTAGCGCCGTTAGCATCAGAAGCACAAGTAAAAACGCCGCAAGCAAGTCCAAAAGGATATATCAAACAAACTGTTGGTTTGACAGATGTTGAAGTGACGTATTCAAGACCAGGGGCAAGAGGGAGAGCAGTTTTCGGGAATTTGGTTCCATTTGGAAAACTATGGAGAACTGGTGCAAACGAAAATACGATCATTAACTTCAGCGACGATGTAATTATCGATGGAAAAACGCTTAAGAAAGGAAAATATGCAATTTATACAGTTCCAAGAATTGAAAGCTGGGACGTTATTTTTTATCTCTCTACAGATAATTGGGGATTACCAGAAAGCTGGAGTGAGGCTTATGTCGCTTTAAAAACTACTGTAAAAGAAGATGCTTTACCAACTCCTGTTGAGACATTTACAATTGGAATTAATGGATTGGACCCTAATTTTGGTTATTTAGAAATGGCTTGGGAAAATTCTCATGTAGCTTTAAAATTTGAAGTTCCAACCGCTAAAACAGCTATCGCAAGTATAGAAAAAACTTTAGCAGGCCCAAGCTGGAACGATTATTATGGTGCAGCGCAATATTTGTTTCAATCAAACGGAAATGTCGAAACAGCAAGAACTTATGTAGACAAGGCGCTTGATTTGAGTACAGAAAAACCATATTATGTAACGAGATTAAAATCGCAGATTCAAGCAAAACAAGGTGATAAAAAAGGAGCTATCGAAACAGCAAAAGCTTCTTTGGCATCTGCAGAAGCAGCAAACAATGCCGATTACGTAAAATTAAATAAAGACAGTATCGCTGAGTGGAGCAGATAA